The genomic segment GCGCACAAAGATCAGCCAGGCATCGATCTGTTGCTCGTTCAGGATCGCAACCGCTTGATCAAGTTTCTCGTTCAACATGGATACAGTCCTCTCGCTCGTGCTCATCGTTCACCAGGCCGGCGATTTAGACCGGCCGCTCGCTGGTGGGAAAAAACAGATGATCGCTGAAAATGGTTTGAAACTCAGGGTCGCCCGCCACTTCCACATACTGCACCTGGCCGGCCATCCGTTCTATCCACGCCCGTTCTCTCGTGGAACGAAGCGCCAGCTCTGCGCCCACATACGCCGCATTGCCGATGAAATGGATTTTTTCAAGTCGAATGTTCGGCAACAGTCCGATGGCCACCGCCATGTCTTTGCGGATGTACTGACAGAAGGCCCCGGCCAGATACAGGGCATCCAGCTCCTCAACCCGGACGCCGGCGTTCTTTAACAGGATTTGAATCGCTGAGGCGATGGCGCTCTTGGCCAGCTGCACTTCGCGGATATCCTTTTGCGACAGCCGCACCTCGCCTCCGGCCGGGCCGCTCAGACTGATCATCTCGCTCTGATTCTCGCCGCGGATGACCGGCAGGGCGCCATCGGGCTGCAGGCGACCGGTGAAATCGAGGCAGCCGGCTTGAACCAGCGCGCCGACGGCGTCGATTAGACCAGAGCCGCAAATGCCGGTGGCCGGCACGTCGCCGATGACATGGACATCCCAGCGGCCTCCATGGTAGGCGACGCGGTCGATGGCGCCTTCCCCGGCGCGCATGCCCTGGCCGATGGCCGCGCCCTCAAAAGCCGGACCAGCGGCTGCCGAGGTGCTCCAAAATTGGCCGTCTTTGGCCAGAATCATTTCTCCATTGGTGCCGATGTCCACGGCCAGCCAAACGCCCGTCTGCTTTTCTGCCAAAGATAAAAGCACGGCACTGGTATCGCCGCCGACAAAACGGCCGATGACCGGCATGAAATAAACCTGACCGGCCGGGTGCAGTCCCAGACCCAAGTCCACAGCCCGACGTTTCTGGCTTCGCCGAAAAGTGGGCACATAGGGCATCTGGGCAAGGTATTTTGCATCCAGGCCCAGCAGCAGATGCTGCATCACGGTGTTGCCGGCGACGACCACCTGATAGATTTGCCGGGCTTGGACATTGCAGGCGCGGCACATCTCCGCAATGCTGTCATTGAGCAGTTCGATCACCGCCCGCTGCAGCCGTAGGGTATGTTCGCGGCTTGTGGAGGCGTAGGAGATGCGGCCGATAACGTCCTCGCCATAGCTGCGCTGCGCGTTCAATCGTGCGGCTGTGGCCAAATGCCCGCCGTTGGAGAGATCGATGAGTTTGCTCACCACCGTGGTGGTGCCCAAATCCACCGCAAGGCCGTAGAGCCGGCCCTGATCAGGCGGCTGCAGATCCACCACCACATCATCGAGAAGAATCGCTGTGATGGAAAAGTTGGACTGCCGCAGCTGCTCGCTCATCTGCGGCAGCAGCAACGGCGACAGCTGTGCCTCCGGCGCCGCAGACTGCAGAGCGTCCAGCAGCAGCTCTTCGTCAGAGACCGTGTGATGCAAATCCGGCGTCGCTGTGGTGACCGGCACGGCGCGCACAGCCGGCTGCAGGGCCACCCGTCGTGTTTCGCCCTCGCTGAGGATATCCCGTTCGTCGTCTGCAGCGGTCTCGGGCACGGCGATGACCCCGTCGGCATAGACCAGACTGGTGCAGGCCAGCCGCCAGCCCTGATCCAGCTCTTCTGCAGTTAAATGAACCTGGTCCTCTTCAGAGCGCGGGATATCCATGTCATGCACCCGCACCCGGCAACGGCCGCAAACGCCGTTGCCGCCGCAATAGGCCGACAAATCGATGCCGAGCCGACGCGCCGCTTCAAGGATCGTGATGCCCGCAGGAAATTTTGCCGAGATACGTTTCGGTAGAAAAGTCAGAGTGACGGAAGATACAGTGTTCATGGATGTCGACCGGTCCGCGAGATTGAGGCCGTGCGGGAAGCCAGTCTCGATTTTAGTTTTTCCAAAAAATGATAGGGCACCATCATACAGCCGAGCATCAACTCCCCCTGCCGTGCGCCGTGACAATCCGAACCGCCGGACTCCGCCAGCCCGTGTTCGGCGGCCAGCTCCCGATAGTGCTGAA from the bacterium genome contains:
- a CDS encoding DUF4445 domain-containing protein, with product MNTVSSVTLTFLPKRISAKFPAGITILEAARRLGIDLSAYCGGNGVCGRCRVRVHDMDIPRSEEDQVHLTAEELDQGWRLACTSLVYADGVIAVPETAADDERDILSEGETRRVALQPAVRAVPVTTATPDLHHTVSDEELLLDALQSAAPEAQLSPLLLPQMSEQLRQSNFSITAILLDDVVVDLQPPDQGRLYGLAVDLGTTTVVSKLIDLSNGGHLATAARLNAQRSYGEDVIGRISYASTSREHTLRLQRAVIELLNDSIAEMCRACNVQARQIYQVVVAGNTVMQHLLLGLDAKYLAQMPYVPTFRRSQKRRAVDLGLGLHPAGQVYFMPVIGRFVGGDTSAVLLSLAEKQTGVWLAVDIGTNGEMILAKDGQFWSTSAAAGPAFEGAAIGQGMRAGEGAIDRVAYHGGRWDVHVIGDVPATGICGSGLIDAVGALVQAGCLDFTGRLQPDGALPVIRGENQSEMISLSGPAGGEVRLSQKDIREVQLAKSAIASAIQILLKNAGVRVEELDALYLAGAFCQYIRKDMAVAIGLLPNIRLEKIHFIGNAAYVGAELALRSTRERAWIERMAGQVQYVEVAGDPEFQTIFSDHLFFPTSERPV